Proteins co-encoded in one Arachis stenosperma cultivar V10309 chromosome 7, arast.V10309.gnm1.PFL2, whole genome shotgun sequence genomic window:
- the LOC130941099 gene encoding CMP-sialic acid transporter 2-like, translating to MTPSPATRLLCFSFRLLATSSPRSTSTTRHSPHHRIQSSAPLTTAKKHVHGLPLLCSTLVAPSLQVQGPAVQGDDRETGIEDVESLREKSVLLSGAVLDNRLASAGETKTDSHRAKAKWKLKSVVTLALTILTSSQAILIVWSKRAGKYEYSVTTANFLVETLKCAISLVALARIWKKEGVTEDNRLSTTLDEVIVYPIPAALYLVKNLLQYYIFAYVDAPGYQILKNLNIISTGVLYRIILKKRLSEIQWAAFILLTAGCTTAQLNSNSDRVLQTPFQGWVMAIVMALLSGFAGVYTEAIIKKRPSRNINVQNFWLYIFGMGFNAIAILVQDFDAVMNKGFLHGYSPITVLMIFNHALSGIAVSMVMKYADNIVKVYSTSVAMLLTAVVSVYLFGFHLSLAFFLGTTYHPPFTHKHKLEGGSNVRTSSEATIRGRLGQPKPSIFLISGYPP from the exons ATGACTCCATCCCCTGCTACTCGCCTACTCTGCTTCAGCTTCAGGCTTTTAGCCACCTCGTCGCCCCGTTCAACTTCAACCACGCGGCACTCACCTCACCACCGCATCCAGAGCAGTGCGCCACTCACCACTGCCAAGAAGCACGTCCACG GTCTCCCTCTTCTTTGCTCGACGCTCGTCGCTCCATCCCTCCAAGTCCAGGGTCCAGCCGTGCAG GGTGATGATAGGGAGACCGGCATCGAGGACGTTGAGAGTTTACGTGAAAAATCGGTTTTGCTGTCCGGTGCAG TCCTAGACAACCGTTTGGCCTCCGCGGGAGAAACCAAAACCGATAGCCACAGGGCGAAAGCAAAGTGGAAACTCAA GTCAGTTGTTACACTTGCATTGACTATTCTTACTAGTTCGCAAGCCATTCTAATCGTTTGGTCCAAGAGAGCTGGCAAGTACGAGTATAGTGTAACCACCGCAAACTTTCTG GTGGAGACTTTAAAATGTGCTATATCCCTTGTGGCCCTTGCAAGAATATGGAAAAAGGAAGGTGTCACTGAGGACAATCG GTTGAGCACCACATTAGATGAAGTTATAGTGTATCCCATTCCAGCAGCACTTTACCTTGTCAAAAATTTGCTTCAG TATTACATCTTTGCATATGTAGATGCTCCTGGCTATCAGATATTAAAAAACTTGAATATTATCAGTACAGGTGTTCTCTACCGAATTATACTCAAGAAGAG GTTAAGTGAGATTCAATGGGCTGCTTTTATTCTACTGACTGCTGGTTGCACTACAGCCCAGTTGAATTCAAA TTCTGATCGTGTTCTTCAAACTCCCTTTCAAGGTTGGGTGATGGCAATT gTAATGGCACTCTTGAGTGGTTTTGCAGGAGTATATACCGAG GCTATTATTAAGAAGCGCCCTTCACGAAACATAAACGTTCAGAACTTCTGGCTTTATATCTTTGGCATGGGCTTCAATGCTATTGCAATACTGGTTCAAGATTTTGATGCTGTGATGAACAA GGGATTCCTCCATGGATATTCGCCCATTACTGTTCTCATGATTTTCAATCATGCACTCAG TGGAATTGCTGTATCGATGGTGATGAAGTATGCTGACAATATTGTGAAG GTGTACTCTACTTCGGTGGCAATGCTTCTTACAGCAGTGGTTTCTGTCTACCTTTTCGGATTTCATCTCTCCCTTGCATTTTTCCTTGGTACAAC gtaccaccccccattcactcacaAACATAAGTTGGAAGGAGGCTCCAACGTGCGAACCAGCTCGGAAGCCACCATTCGcggacgattgggccaaccaaaACCATCCATCTtcttaatctccggttacccaccgtaa
- the LOC130940691 gene encoding uncharacterized protein LOC130940691: MSFKASLPVSQTKCKLFHEGSGSIRRRLSSMSLRIQPSGPAVASSWSLPRSKSFLSVGDYAGTSIRKWWEWGWAWILSRKPVFARDLEMNKQETQILGSNDRGTWRHVLYKLRSEIRRLVASVSDPVGLPQSDRSHHRHSVATASPTTQSS, translated from the coding sequence ATGAGCTTCAAAGCGTCGCTTCCAGTGTCGCAGACAAAGTGTAAACTCTTCCATGAAGGATCAGGATCAATTCGCAGACGCCTCTCATCCATGTCACTGAGGATCCAACCCAGCGGCCCAGCTGTTGCATCGTCTTGGTCACTCCCCAGATCCAAGTCGTTCTTGTCGGTGGGTGACTATGCAGGCACCTCCATCAGGAAATGGTGGGAGTGGGGATGGGCTTGGATCCTATCCAGGAAACCCGTCTTCGCCAGAGATCTTGAGATGAACAAGCAAGAAACCCAGATCCTTGGCTCCAACGATAGGGGCACTTGGAGGCACGTTCTCTATAAGCTCCGCTCTGAGATCCGAAGGCTCGTCGCTTCTGTTTCTGATCCCGTAGGCCTTCCTCAATCTGACAGGTCCCATCATCGTCATTCTGTTGCAACTGCAAGCCCCACAACTCAATCTTCGTAG
- the LOC130941100 gene encoding LOW QUALITY PROTEIN: uncharacterized protein C5E4.10c-like (The sequence of the model RefSeq protein was modified relative to this genomic sequence to represent the inferred CDS: inserted 1 base in 1 codon) yields MGVHGGLNILSQKRWNIYNYENREKVRRDEEQAARDEQIKCDAELRLERLRXARGLAPLIKAKAEEQKGKEEEEQPELKNSGDNRHINLFEGIKIFDPVRETEKRKELLGEREGWKKEKKMKKEEGKSSGVVVGPKDEKYRLEYRVAGKGVKMPWYLEIRNSADEKGGGDDSDGEVKNGRKTLEELREERLKREKHEKERKKNDCQYDDVFHPPVWQSFATSLPPASNMNEKFERDHVDAFFTIWRT; encoded by the exons ATGGGAGTCCATGGCGGCCTCAACATTCTCTCGCAGAAGCGGTGGAACATCTACAACTACGAGAACAGGGAAAAGGTCCGCCGCGACGAGGAGCAAGCCGCCAGAGACGAGCAGATCAAGTGCGACGCCGAGCTCCGCCTTGAGCGCCTCC ACGCCAGGGGTTTGGCTCCTCTCATTAAGGCCAAGGCAGAGGAACAGAAggggaaggaagaagaagaacaaccgGAATTGAAGAATTCGGGTGACAACAGACACATTAACTTGTTCGAGGGGATTAAGATTTTCGATCCTGTACGAGAAACCGAGAAGAGGAAGGAGTTGTTAGGGGAAAGGGAAGGgtggaagaaggagaagaagatgaagaaagaagaagggaagtCCTCAGGGGTGGTGGTGGGTCCCAAGGATGAGAAGTATAGGTTAGAGTATAGGGTAGCAGGGAAAGGTGTGAAGATGCCTTGGTATCTTGAGATTCGTAATAGCGCCGATGAGAAGGGCGGTGGGGATGATAGTGATGGGGAAGTGAAGAATGGGAGGAAGACTTTGGAGGAGTTGAGGGAAGAGAGGTTGAAGAGGGAGAAGCACGAGAAGGAGCGGAAGAAGAATGATTGCCAATACGACGACGTTTTCCATCCTCCAGTGTGGCAATCATTCGCCACGTCACTCCCGCCGGCAAGCAATATGAACGAAAAATTCGAGAGGGACCACGTTGATGCATTTTTTACAATCTGGAGGACGTAA
- the LOC130941576 gene encoding calcium-dependent protein kinase 26 isoform X2 — translation MGNTCRGSLRGKYFQGFSQPEDPSRRSNPSDPSDSEHLPKQNPNSADNNNNNSNNNNNNNNNNINNNKRNLPFKKDTIMRRGPDNQAYYVLGHKTHNIRDLYTLGRKLGQGQFGTTYLCTENSTNIEYACKSISKRKLISKEDVEDVRREIQIMHHLAGHKNIVTIKGAYEDPLYVHIVMELCSGGELFDRIIQRGHYTERKAAELTKIIVGVVETCHSLGVMHRDLKPENFLLVNKDDDFSLKAIDFGLSVFFKPGQVFTDVVGSPYYVAPEVLLKHYGPEADVWTAGVILYILLSGVPPFWAETQQGIFDAVLKGHIDFDSDPWPLISDSAKDLIRKMLCSRPSERLTAHEVLCHPWICENGVAPDRALDPAVLSRLKQFSAMNKLKKMALRVIAESLSEEEIAGLREMFQAMDTDNSGAITFDELKAGLRRYGSTLKDTEIRDLMEAADVDNSGTIDYGEFIAATIHLNKLEREEHLIAAFRYFDKDGSGYITVDELQQACIEHNMTDVFLEDIIREVDQDNDGRIDYGEFAAMMQGNAGIGRRTMRNSLNLSMRDAPGV, via the exons ATGGGCAACACATGCCGTGGATCTTTGAGAGGAAAATATTTTCAGGGCTTCAGCCAGCCCGAAGACCCCTCCAGGCGCAGCAATCCTTCTGACCCCTCCGACTCAGAGCACCTCCCCAAGCAGAATCCCAATTCAgcagacaacaacaacaacaacagcaacaacaacaacaacaacaataacaacaacatcaacaacaacaagagAAATCTACCCTTCAAGAAGGACACCATCATGCGCAGAGGCCCCGACAACCAAGCTTATTATGTCCTGGGTCATAAGACTCACAACATTCGTGATCTCTACACTCTTGGCCGCAAACTGGGTCAGGGCCAATTTGGCACCACTTATTTATGCACCGAGAATTCCACCAACATCGAATACGCATGTAAATCCATCTCCAAGAGGAAGTTGATTTCCAAGGAGGACGTGGAAGACGTTAGGAGAGAAATTCAAATAATGCACCATTTAGCTGGTCACAAGAACATCGTCACCATCAAGGGTGCTTATGAGGATCCTCTCTACGTCCATATTGTCATGGAGCTTTGTTCTGGGGGTGAGTTGTTTGATCGCATCATCCAAAGGGGCCACTACACCGAGAGGAAGGCTGCTGAGTTGACCAAAATCATTGTTGGAGTTGTTGAGACTTGCCATTCCCTCGGGGTTATGCATAGAGATCTTAAGCCTGAAAACTTCTTGTTGGTTAATAAGGATGATGATTTCTCTCTTAAAGCAATTGACTTTGGCCTCTCTGTTTTCTTCAAACCAG GTCAAGTATTCACTGACGTGGTTGGCAGTCCGTACTATGTTGCTCCTGAGGTTCTCCTCAAGCATTATGGCCCCGAAGCAGATGTGTGGACAGCGGGCGTCATTCTATACATATTACTTAGTGGAGTGCCGCCGTTTTGGGCAG AAACCCAGCAGGGTATATTTGATGCTGTTTTGAAGGGGCATATAGATTTCGACTCTGATCCATGGCCTTTAATTTCTGATAGTGCTAAAGATCTGATTAGAAAGATGCTGTGTTCTCGGCCTTCAGAACGGTTGACAGCTCATGAAGTGTTAT GTCATCCATGGATATGTGAAAATGGAGTTGCCCCTGACAGAGCATTGGACCCTGCTGTTCTTTCCCGCCTTAAACAGTTCTCTGCAATGAACAAACTAAAGAAGATGGCTTTGCGG GTAATTGCTGAAAGTTTGTCCGAAGAGGAGATTGCTGGTTTGAGAGAGATGTTTCAAGCTATGGATACTGATAACAGTGGTGCAATTACTTTTGATGAGCTTAAAGCTGGTCTAAGAAGATATGGGTCAACCCTTAAGGATACAGAAATACGTGATCTTATGGAGGCG GCTGATGTGGACAATAGTGGGACTATAGATTATGGAGAGTTTATCGCTGCAACAATTCATCTCAACAAGCTAGAGCGCGAGGAACATCTCATTGCAGCATTTCGATATTTTGACAAGGATGGGAGTGGCTATATTACAGTTGACGAACTTCAACAAGCTTGTATAGAACATAACATGACTGACGTTTTTCTTGAAGATATTATTAGGGAAGTTGATCAAGATAAT GATGGAAGGATTGATTATGGTGAATTTGCTGCCATGATGCAAGGCAATGCTGGAATTGGAAGGAGGACTATGCGCAACAGCCTGAATTTAAGCATGAGAGATGCACCAGGTGTCTGA
- the LOC130941576 gene encoding calcium-dependent protein kinase 26 isoform X1: MGNTCRGSLRGKYFQGFSQPEDPSRRSNPSDPSDSEHLPKQNPNSADNNNNNSNNNNNNNNNNINNNKRNLPFKKDTIMRRGPDNQAYYVLGHKTHNIRDLYTLGRKLGQGQFGTTYLCTENSTNIEYACKSISKRKLISKEDVEDVRREIQIMHHLAGHKNIVTIKGAYEDPLYVHIVMELCSGGELFDRIIQRGHYTERKAAELTKIIVGVVETCHSLGVMHRDLKPENFLLVNKDDDFSLKAIDFGLSVFFKPGQVFTDVVGSPYYVAPEVLLKHYGPEADVWTAGVILYILLSGVPPFWAETQQGIFDAVLKGHIDFDSDPWPLISDSAKDLIRKMLCSRPSERLTAHEVLCHPWICENGVAPDRALDPAVLSRLKQFSAMNKLKKMALRVIAESLSEEEIAGLREMFQAMDTDNSGAITFDELKAGLRRYGSTLKDTEIRDLMEAVGHSSMKIIHLYFVYLPPSLFSSLLFTLCSIQLKHLLFQADVDNSGTIDYGEFIAATIHLNKLEREEHLIAAFRYFDKDGSGYITVDELQQACIEHNMTDVFLEDIIREVDQDNDGRIDYGEFAAMMQGNAGIGRRTMRNSLNLSMRDAPGV; encoded by the exons ATGGGCAACACATGCCGTGGATCTTTGAGAGGAAAATATTTTCAGGGCTTCAGCCAGCCCGAAGACCCCTCCAGGCGCAGCAATCCTTCTGACCCCTCCGACTCAGAGCACCTCCCCAAGCAGAATCCCAATTCAgcagacaacaacaacaacaacagcaacaacaacaacaacaacaataacaacaacatcaacaacaacaagagAAATCTACCCTTCAAGAAGGACACCATCATGCGCAGAGGCCCCGACAACCAAGCTTATTATGTCCTGGGTCATAAGACTCACAACATTCGTGATCTCTACACTCTTGGCCGCAAACTGGGTCAGGGCCAATTTGGCACCACTTATTTATGCACCGAGAATTCCACCAACATCGAATACGCATGTAAATCCATCTCCAAGAGGAAGTTGATTTCCAAGGAGGACGTGGAAGACGTTAGGAGAGAAATTCAAATAATGCACCATTTAGCTGGTCACAAGAACATCGTCACCATCAAGGGTGCTTATGAGGATCCTCTCTACGTCCATATTGTCATGGAGCTTTGTTCTGGGGGTGAGTTGTTTGATCGCATCATCCAAAGGGGCCACTACACCGAGAGGAAGGCTGCTGAGTTGACCAAAATCATTGTTGGAGTTGTTGAGACTTGCCATTCCCTCGGGGTTATGCATAGAGATCTTAAGCCTGAAAACTTCTTGTTGGTTAATAAGGATGATGATTTCTCTCTTAAAGCAATTGACTTTGGCCTCTCTGTTTTCTTCAAACCAG GTCAAGTATTCACTGACGTGGTTGGCAGTCCGTACTATGTTGCTCCTGAGGTTCTCCTCAAGCATTATGGCCCCGAAGCAGATGTGTGGACAGCGGGCGTCATTCTATACATATTACTTAGTGGAGTGCCGCCGTTTTGGGCAG AAACCCAGCAGGGTATATTTGATGCTGTTTTGAAGGGGCATATAGATTTCGACTCTGATCCATGGCCTTTAATTTCTGATAGTGCTAAAGATCTGATTAGAAAGATGCTGTGTTCTCGGCCTTCAGAACGGTTGACAGCTCATGAAGTGTTAT GTCATCCATGGATATGTGAAAATGGAGTTGCCCCTGACAGAGCATTGGACCCTGCTGTTCTTTCCCGCCTTAAACAGTTCTCTGCAATGAACAAACTAAAGAAGATGGCTTTGCGG GTAATTGCTGAAAGTTTGTCCGAAGAGGAGATTGCTGGTTTGAGAGAGATGTTTCAAGCTATGGATACTGATAACAGTGGTGCAATTACTTTTGATGAGCTTAAAGCTGGTCTAAGAAGATATGGGTCAACCCTTAAGGATACAGAAATACGTGATCTTATGGAGGCGGTAGGGCATAGTTCTATGAAAATTATCCATCTGTATTTTGTGTACCTACCCCCTTCTTTATTTTCCTCCCTTTTGTTCACATTGTGTTCCATCCAGCTGAAACATTTGTTATTTCAGGCTGATGTGGACAATAGTGGGACTATAGATTATGGAGAGTTTATCGCTGCAACAATTCATCTCAACAAGCTAGAGCGCGAGGAACATCTCATTGCAGCATTTCGATATTTTGACAAGGATGGGAGTGGCTATATTACAGTTGACGAACTTCAACAAGCTTGTATAGAACATAACATGACTGACGTTTTTCTTGAAGATATTATTAGGGAAGTTGATCAAGATAAT GATGGAAGGATTGATTATGGTGAATTTGCTGCCATGATGCAAGGCAATGCTGGAATTGGAAGGAGGACTATGCGCAACAGCCTGAATTTAAGCATGAGAGATGCACCAGGTGTCTGA